In the genome of Christensenella timonensis, one region contains:
- a CDS encoding ABC transporter ATP-binding protein produces MLKVKDLVTCYGSIEVLHGLSFTAQTGKITVLIGTNGAGKTTTMKTIMGMMRAKSGSIEWNGTELNKMKSHEVTKSGLSLCPEGRQLFPEMTVYENLIMGAYTRTDKNEISDSIEEVFGWFPRLKDRTNQQAGTLSGGEQEMLAIARALMARPDMLMLDEPSWGLAPILVEEVGEIIRNINSRGKSVLLVEQNTQMALDLADYVYVLETGNIVIEGTAEELSKDQKIQETYLGI; encoded by the coding sequence ATGCTTAAAGTCAAAGACCTTGTAACCTGCTATGGAAGCATTGAAGTATTGCATGGATTGTCCTTCACTGCGCAGACAGGGAAAATCACGGTACTCATCGGGACAAACGGGGCCGGAAAAACGACGACCATGAAAACGATCATGGGGATGATGCGTGCGAAAAGCGGCAGCATTGAGTGGAATGGTACGGAGCTCAATAAAATGAAGTCGCACGAGGTCACCAAAAGCGGGTTATCCCTATGCCCGGAAGGAAGGCAGCTTTTCCCTGAGATGACGGTATATGAAAACCTGATCATGGGCGCATATACGCGCACGGATAAGAATGAGATCTCCGATTCCATCGAAGAGGTATTCGGCTGGTTCCCGAGGCTCAAGGACAGGACAAACCAACAGGCGGGCACCCTTTCCGGCGGCGAGCAGGAAATGCTTGCCATCGCGCGGGCGCTGATGGCAAGGCCGGACATGCTGATGCTGGACGAACCGTCCTGGGGACTTGCGCCGATCCTGGTGGAAGAAGTAGGAGAAATTATCAGGAATATAAACAGCCGCGGCAAATCGGTGCTGCTTGTGGAACAGAATACGCAGATGGCGCTGGATCTGGCTGATTACGTTTATGTGTTGGAGACCGGAAATATTGTAATCGAAGGCACAGCGGAAGAATTATCCAAGGACCAGAAGATTCAGGAAACATATCTCGGTATCTGA
- a CDS encoding ABC transporter ATP-binding protein: MILRFENVTKYFGGLAAVKDVSFNVEENQILGLIGPNGSGKTTCFNLITGVHKPTSGKIIFEDKDISGMPSHKIARMGVARTFQISSVFPDLSAVENVVTAHHCRMKSNFVTGVFGIAGTLKEEKRVVQHSEELLEFVGLKEKMAVRAGSLTSADQRRLMIAIAMATDPKLLMLDEPCAGMIEDERADLVQLIRKVCDGGIPVLLVEHHMKMIMEVCHHVVVLNLGEKIAEGRPEEIQKDEAVIEAYLGRSTKHA; the protein is encoded by the coding sequence ATGATTCTCCGTTTTGAGAATGTAACAAAATACTTTGGCGGTCTGGCCGCAGTAAAGGATGTGTCCTTCAATGTCGAGGAAAACCAGATATTGGGACTCATCGGCCCGAACGGATCGGGCAAGACAACCTGCTTTAATCTGATCACGGGCGTACACAAACCCACGAGCGGAAAAATCATATTTGAAGATAAGGATATCAGCGGCATGCCTTCCCACAAGATCGCGCGTATGGGTGTCGCGCGGACATTCCAGATCAGCAGTGTGTTTCCGGATCTTTCCGCAGTGGAAAACGTTGTGACGGCGCACCATTGCAGGATGAAATCAAATTTCGTCACAGGGGTTTTCGGGATCGCGGGTACGCTCAAGGAAGAAAAGCGCGTTGTACAGCACAGCGAAGAGCTGTTGGAATTTGTCGGGCTGAAGGAAAAAATGGCAGTGCGCGCTGGATCGCTTACCAGCGCTGATCAAAGAAGGCTGATGATTGCCATTGCCATGGCTACCGATCCCAAGCTTTTGATGCTGGACGAACCGTGCGCAGGCATGATCGAGGACGAACGCGCCGACCTGGTACAACTGATCCGTAAGGTGTGCGACGGGGGGATTCCCGTATTGCTGGTAGAGCACCATATGAAAATGATCATGGAAGTATGCCACCATGTCGTCGTTTTGAACCTGGGCGAGAAGATAGCCGAGGGAAGGCCGGAAGAAATACAAAAGGATGAAGCTGTTATCGAAGCTTACCTGGGAAGGAGTACAAAACATGCTTAA